In one window of Amblyomma americanum isolate KBUSLIRL-KWMA chromosome 9, ASM5285725v1, whole genome shotgun sequence DNA:
- the LOC144105361 gene encoding TNF receptor-associated factor 6-like, with amino-acid sequence MLYTLVGFSAALDWRPLHFLKPLPLNRVCSACGLVRPKTALLPCAHALCEPCYGQCAEAGLHVCPLDGYECQDEDVEWRELRVDDVLRREVKCWNQGTGCQYVAPASWIAEHFHRDCGHHSVHCPKCSATVPCCSLILHLKHAFCNSVTPPASDGDGQAGCRSVTAFDSALKETFKKEAREVKQFIGQIVGDIQAHGDRLNEISHAINSLKETQQHNATTEAAERHDNFKIITSEVSASNEVLKGVLLRKLDALNPSESINRLEEILKDEMGNAARKTVDKLSECASAIEAVKAAVQEKNEFIQKVDDHMKSIPRNSELGKTLCVFSVKDVKSLQQAAMKTGRAWYECELVYLRGYHLSPGVTFINYGGCLKLHARLRLYKGNMDDVLQWPFQHRIKLGVVHPIGTSDLVIEASGDPSSKFLQRPTACSNPAGYFTATSVDIGGLITGGYVQNDELRVMLELLPRTAIK; translated from the exons ATGCTCTACACGCTGGTCGGGTTCTCTGCGGCATTAGACTGGAGGCCCCTGCACTTCCTCAAGCCGCTTCCACTCAACAGGGTTTGCAGTGCCTGTGGACTGGTGCGCCCGAAGACAGCTCTGCTTCCATGTGCCCACGCGCTGTGCGAGCCGTGCTACGGGCAGTGCGCTGAAGCAGGTCTGCACGTCTGTCCGCTAGACGGCTACGAGTGCCAGGACGAAGACGTCGAGTGGAGGGAGCTCCGCGTAGACGACGTTCTTCGGAGAGAG GTGAAATGCTGGAACCAAGGAACAGGTTGCCAGTATGTGGCTCCCGCTTCGTGGATTGCCGAACATTTCCATCGCGATTGTGGACACCACTCTGTTCATTGTCCAAAGTGTTCCGCCACCGTTCCATGTTGCAGCCTGATCCTCCACCTGAAACATGCATTTTGCAACTCGGTAACGCCTCCCGCATCGGACGGCGATGGACAAGCAGGATGCAGGAGCGTCACTGCTTTTGACTCTGCTTTGAAGGAAACATTTAAAAAAGAGGCCCGCGAAGTCAAGCAATTTATCGGGCAAATAGTTGGTGACATTCAAGCTCACGGGGACAGACTGAACGAGATCTCCCATGCGATAAACAGCCTCAAGGAAACTCAGCAGCACAATGCTACGACCGAAGCTGCAGAACGCCATGACAATTTCAAAATAATCACGTCTGAAGTGAGCGCCTCTAACGAGGTACTAAAAGGCGTTTTGCTCAGAAAGCTTGATGCACTTAATCCTTCCGAAAGCATAAACAGATTAGAGGAAATTCTGAAGGACGAAATGGGTAATGCGGCGAGGAAAACCGTAGACAAGTTGTCAGAGTGCGCAAGTGCCATCGAAGCAGTGAAAGCTGCAGTGCAAGAAAAGAATGAATTTATTCAGAAGGTAGACGACCACATGAAGAGCATTCCGCGAAACAGTGAACTAGGCAAGACGCTTTGCGTGTTTTCTGTAAAAGATGTCAAGTCGCTCCAGCAGGCAGCGATGAAAACCGGCAGGGCTTGGTATGAGTGTGAGCTGGTCTACCTGCGTGGCTACCACTTGTCACCTGGCGTTACCTTCATAAACTACGGCGGATGCCTAAAACTGCACGCACGGCTGCGCCTGTATAAGGGCAACATGGACGACGTTCTGCAGTGGCCATTCCAGCACAGGATCAAGCTTGGCGTGGTGCATCCGATAGGAACATCCGACCTCGTGATTGAGGCCAGTGGTGACCCGTCTTCTAAGTTCCTTCAAAGGCCAACAGCATGCAGTAACCCAGCTGGCTACTTCACTGCGACCTCGGTCGACATCGGAGGTTTGATCACAGGCGGCTACGTGCAAAATGATGAGCTGCGTGTTATGTTGGAGCTGCTTCCGCGAACTGCAATAAAGTGA